One window of Brachionichthys hirsutus isolate HB-005 chromosome 21, CSIRO-AGI_Bhir_v1, whole genome shotgun sequence genomic DNA carries:
- the foxl3 gene encoding forkhead box L3 → MFDNSHYPFNCFNYNGDGYPSSSTDEEKKMCRPAYSYIALIAMAIQQSPEQRVTLSGIYEFIMKRFPYYRSNQRAWQNSIRHNLSLNSCFIKVPRTEGNEKGKGNYWTFASGCESMLDLFENGNFRRRRRRRNMKIGFRDSVEIPFHPLESHSNQHVRATRHPEPDSALCPLNPDRPRSRPAQNHLMPNPSQQGKPESEIKFSIDYILSTPDPPLPVFRSSHGPGHISPTGTPLHVPEPQHLNLHFWTL, encoded by the exons ATGTTTGATAACTCTCACTACCCCTTCAACTGCTTTAACTACAATGGCGACGGATACCCTTCCTCCAGCACAGACGAAGAGAAGAAGATGTGTCGACCCGCATACAG cTACATCGCTCTGATAGCCATGGCCATCCAGCAGAGCCCCGAGCAGCGGGTGACTCTGTCGGGCATCTACGAGTTCATCATGAAGAGATTTCCTTACTACCGCTCCAACCAGAGAGCCTGGCAGAACTCCATCCGACACAACCTGTCTCTCAACAGCTGCTTCATCAAG GTTCCTCGGACAGAGGGCAATGAGAAGGGAAAGGGAAACTACTGGACTTTTGCCTCTGGTTGTGAATCCATGCTTGACCTGTTTGAAAATGGTAACTTTCGGCGTCGCCGGCGCAGGAGGAACATGAAAATCGGCTTCCGTGATTCAGTAGAAATCCCTTTCCACCCGCTGGAGAGCCACAGCAATCAGCATGTGCGTGCAACTCGCCATCCTGAACCTGACTCCGCCCTCTGCCCTTTAAACCCCGACAGGCCGAGGTCACGACCTGCGCAAAACCACCTTATGCCGAACCCCAGCCAGCAGGGAAAACCAGAGTCAGAGATCAAATTTAGCATTGACTACATCCTTTCCACTCCAGATCCGCCCTTGCCTGTGTTCAGATCCTCTCATGGTCCTGGTCACATAAGCCCAACAGGGACACCCTTACATGTCCCGGAGCCCCAACATCTGAACCTGCACTTCTGGACTCTGTAA